The Xanthomonas sp. DAR 34887 genome has a segment encoding these proteins:
- the panC gene encoding pantoate--beta-alanine ligase, producing MIETITDLARLRAVVSGWKRQGLRVAFVPTMGNLHAGHFSLVMLARQYADRVVSSVFVNPTQFGPNEDFTRYPRTPEADTSGLEGAGCDVLWLPTVESMYPLGVELALRMHTPGVSEVLEGACRPGHFDGVCTVVARLFNQVQPDLAAFGKKDYQQLAVIRQMVADLAFPIEILGGGIVREADGLAMSSRNQYLSAEERPRAAQIRQTLLAMRDGHIAGRPRAEVEAAATRQLQQAGFEVDYTVLRLPDLSEPQDQEGPRVALIAARLGRTRLIDNLEF from the coding sequence ATGATCGAGACCATCACCGACCTGGCCCGGCTGCGCGCCGTCGTTTCCGGCTGGAAGCGGCAGGGCCTGCGCGTGGCCTTCGTGCCGACCATGGGCAACCTGCATGCCGGGCATTTCTCGCTGGTGATGCTGGCCCGGCAATACGCCGACCGGGTGGTGTCCAGCGTGTTCGTCAACCCGACCCAGTTCGGCCCGAACGAGGACTTCACCCGCTACCCGCGCACGCCCGAGGCCGACACCAGCGGCCTGGAAGGCGCCGGCTGCGACGTGCTGTGGCTGCCGACGGTGGAAAGCATGTATCCGCTGGGCGTGGAGCTGGCGCTGCGCATGCATACGCCGGGCGTCAGCGAAGTGCTGGAAGGCGCCTGCCGGCCTGGCCATTTCGATGGCGTGTGCACCGTGGTCGCGCGCCTGTTCAACCAGGTGCAGCCGGACCTGGCCGCGTTCGGCAAGAAGGACTACCAGCAACTGGCGGTGATCCGGCAGATGGTCGCCGACCTGGCGTTCCCGATCGAAATTCTGGGCGGCGGCATCGTGCGCGAGGCCGACGGCCTGGCGATGAGTTCGCGCAACCAGTACCTGTCGGCCGAAGAGCGGCCGCGCGCGGCGCAGATCCGGCAGACGTTGCTGGCGATGCGCGACGGGCATATCGCCGGGCGTCCGCGCGCCGAGGTCGAGGCGGCGGCGACCAGGCAGTTGCAGCAGGCCGGCTTCGAGGTCGACTACACCGTGCTGCGCCTGCCCGACCTGAGCGAGCCGCAGGACCAGGAAGGCCCGCGCGTGGCCTTGATCGCCGCGCGCCTGGGGCGCACCCGGTTGATCGACAATCTGGAGTTCTGA
- a CDS encoding CheR family methyltransferase — protein MPDHPAEPADRPIQISHLDFPVVGIGASAGGLVAVSTLLANLPADNGMAFVVILHLSPKHESSADQLLQRATRMPVVQVTQPRKIERNHVYVISPSVDLLMNDGSLIVQDATRPRGRHTAIDTFFRTLSQAHRDRAIGVVLSGTGSDGSVGIAALKEYGGVTLAQLPDDCEYEDMPRNAIASGFVDFVLPVAEMPQKLMQLWQNARQIVLPAKDEIDEPTMARKVQASRSDEQALRDILAMLSSRTGHDFHHYKRATVLRRIERRLQVNLLKDIGSYRDFLTANEAETGALLSDMLISVTNFFRDREAFEALERDIVPNLIERGRDSGSVRVWTPGCATAEEPYSIAMLLCDEAARTESPPPIQVFATDIDERALARARAGLYPDSIVTDVPPGRLREYFSREHHQYRVKKHVRDRVLFALHNVLRDPPFSRVDLICCRNLLIYLDRDIQARLLQVFHFALAPGGYLFLGSSESADAASALFEPVDKKNRIFRARAQSRNLLTPSLPLRAGPHVGAIPAATTRVRGFSFAEVHQRVLEHYAPPSVIIDQDYTIVHMSSEVGRFMKFGGGEPSYNLLAVVDPALRLELRSALFQAVHTKRSVEARQVRLERNGVRSYLNMVVRPFRDPDADANFMLVFFDEVDDTLSPKQEAADAPPAKDAVLLRLEEELQATRDRLQTTIEQSETSTEELKASNEELQAINEELRSATEELETSKEELQSLNEELTTVNYELKSKVDEAAEINDDLRNFIASTEIATIFVDAELRIKRYTPHAEGIFSIIPADVGRRLLDITHRLDYPELAGDAEVAFSSLQVREREVRAIDGRTYIVRVLPYRTQENRIDGAVLTFVDVTSLRRAEQQARELEPSPGMLAGTGGHLGVVAIDAGGMIRCWSAGASEILGYAADDMLGTPFSRLYPRRRPGTPNGGASDAEDRMPRTERRPLLCRDGATVELFEMTFPLGVATAESLKLLWRPEAGRLARLPASAADAELPGEQELRGDFLAVMSHELKHPLNLISVNIELLSRVPELRGSKKGTGIIEVVKRAIHGQAKIIDDLLDLSRIRTGKLHLNITDLPLLPLTRNIVEVAAADSAASELDLSVSSQEEDLLVRGDPQRVEQIVWNLVSNAIKFTPPGGRIAVRISSAGGYGRLAVEDTGQGISPDFLPRVFDMFGQAAARVASKQTGLGIGLALVRQLVDQQGGRVEALSQGLGSGSTFVVWLPLAKPVATPAMPDQEIGIAPCAGLQVLVVDDSRDTVESLAALLELEGAEVSVATTGAAALEMAAASRFDIVLSDIGMPDMNGLSLIGRLRQLPHYADVPALALSGFGAQADVARALAAGFTAHVNKPVAIDALLAEIRRQTHSRRRKLR, from the coding sequence ATGCCCGACCACCCCGCGGAACCCGCTGATCGCCCGATCCAGATCAGCCACCTGGACTTCCCCGTGGTGGGCATCGGCGCGTCCGCTGGCGGTCTGGTTGCGGTCTCCACGCTGCTGGCGAACCTGCCGGCGGACAACGGCATGGCGTTCGTGGTGATCCTGCACCTGTCGCCCAAGCACGAGAGCAGCGCCGACCAGCTGCTGCAGCGCGCCACGCGCATGCCGGTGGTGCAGGTCACCCAGCCGCGCAAGATCGAGCGCAATCACGTCTATGTGATCTCGCCATCGGTCGATCTGCTGATGAACGACGGCAGCCTGATCGTGCAGGACGCTACGCGCCCACGCGGGCGCCATACCGCCATCGATACCTTCTTCCGCACCTTGTCGCAGGCGCATCGCGACCGTGCCATCGGAGTGGTGCTGTCGGGAACCGGCTCGGACGGATCCGTCGGCATCGCTGCGCTCAAGGAGTACGGCGGCGTCACGCTCGCGCAATTGCCGGACGACTGCGAGTACGAAGACATGCCGCGCAACGCGATCGCCAGCGGCTTCGTGGACTTCGTGCTGCCGGTTGCGGAGATGCCGCAGAAGCTGATGCAGCTGTGGCAGAACGCACGCCAGATCGTGTTGCCGGCGAAGGACGAGATCGATGAACCGACCATGGCCAGAAAGGTCCAGGCCAGCCGCAGCGACGAACAGGCGCTGCGCGACATCCTGGCGATGCTCAGTTCGCGGACGGGGCACGATTTCCACCACTACAAGCGGGCGACGGTGCTGCGCCGCATCGAACGGCGGCTGCAGGTCAACCTGCTCAAGGACATCGGCAGCTACCGCGACTTCCTGACCGCAAACGAGGCGGAGACCGGCGCGCTGCTGAGCGACATGCTGATCAGCGTGACCAATTTCTTCCGGGATCGCGAGGCGTTCGAGGCGCTGGAGCGCGATATCGTGCCGAATTTGATTGAGCGCGGCCGCGACAGCGGCTCGGTGCGGGTATGGACCCCGGGCTGTGCGACCGCCGAGGAGCCGTACTCGATCGCGATGCTGTTGTGCGACGAGGCCGCACGCACGGAGTCGCCGCCGCCGATTCAGGTGTTCGCCACCGACATCGACGAGCGCGCGCTGGCGCGTGCGCGCGCCGGGCTGTATCCGGATTCGATCGTGACCGATGTGCCGCCGGGGCGGCTGCGCGAATATTTCAGCCGCGAGCATCATCAGTACCGGGTCAAGAAGCATGTGCGCGACCGGGTGCTGTTCGCGCTGCACAACGTGCTGCGCGACCCGCCGTTCTCGCGGGTCGACCTGATCTGCTGCCGCAACCTGCTGATCTACCTGGACCGCGACATCCAGGCGCGGCTGCTGCAGGTGTTCCACTTCGCGCTCGCTCCGGGCGGCTACCTGTTCCTGGGCAGCTCCGAGTCGGCCGATGCGGCCTCGGCATTGTTCGAGCCGGTGGACAAGAAGAACCGGATCTTCCGCGCGCGCGCCCAGTCGCGCAACCTGTTGACGCCGAGCCTGCCGCTGCGCGCCGGGCCGCACGTCGGCGCGATCCCGGCAGCGACCACGCGGGTCCGCGGATTCTCCTTCGCCGAGGTCCACCAGCGCGTGCTCGAGCACTATGCGCCGCCCAGCGTGATCATCGATCAGGACTACACCATCGTGCACATGTCCAGCGAGGTCGGCCGCTTCATGAAGTTCGGCGGTGGCGAACCCAGCTACAACCTGCTGGCGGTCGTCGACCCGGCGCTGCGGCTGGAGCTGCGCAGCGCGCTGTTCCAGGCCGTGCATACCAAGCGCAGCGTGGAGGCGCGGCAGGTGCGGCTGGAGCGCAACGGCGTGCGCAGCTATCTGAACATGGTGGTGCGGCCGTTCCGCGATCCCGACGCCGACGCCAATTTCATGCTGGTGTTCTTCGACGAAGTGGACGACACGCTCAGCCCCAAGCAGGAGGCGGCAGACGCTCCGCCGGCGAAGGATGCGGTGCTGCTGCGGCTGGAGGAAGAACTGCAGGCCACGCGTGATCGGCTGCAGACCACGATCGAACAATCCGAGACGTCCACCGAGGAGCTGAAGGCGTCCAACGAGGAACTGCAGGCGATCAACGAGGAACTGCGCTCGGCCACCGAGGAACTGGAAACCAGCAAGGAAGAGCTGCAGTCGCTCAACGAGGAGTTGACGACGGTCAACTACGAGCTCAAGAGCAAGGTGGACGAAGCGGCGGAGATCAACGACGACCTGCGCAACTTCATCGCCTCCACCGAGATCGCTACGATCTTCGTCGATGCCGAATTGCGCATCAAGCGCTATACACCGCACGCCGAAGGCATCTTCAGCATCATCCCGGCCGACGTCGGCCGGCGTTTGCTGGACATCACCCACCGCCTGGATTACCCGGAGCTGGCTGGCGACGCGGAGGTTGCCTTCTCGTCGCTGCAGGTGCGCGAGCGCGAGGTGCGGGCGATCGACGGACGCACCTATATCGTCCGCGTGCTGCCGTACCGCACCCAGGAAAACCGCATCGACGGGGCGGTGTTGACCTTTGTCGACGTGACCAGCCTGCGCCGTGCCGAGCAGCAGGCGCGCGAGCTCGAGCCGTCGCCCGGGATGCTGGCCGGCACGGGCGGCCATCTGGGCGTGGTGGCGATCGATGCAGGCGGCATGATCCGCTGCTGGAGCGCCGGCGCGAGCGAGATCCTCGGCTACGCTGCCGACGACATGCTGGGCACACCATTCTCGCGCTTGTATCCGCGGCGCCGTCCCGGTACGCCCAATGGCGGAGCGAGCGATGCCGAGGACAGGATGCCGCGCACTGAGCGCCGTCCGCTGCTCTGCCGCGACGGCGCGACGGTCGAGCTGTTCGAGATGACGTTCCCGCTCGGCGTAGCCACGGCCGAATCGCTGAAGTTGCTGTGGCGCCCCGAGGCGGGGCGCTTGGCCCGCCTGCCGGCGTCGGCGGCGGATGCCGAGCTGCCCGGTGAACAGGAGTTGCGCGGGGATTTCTTGGCAGTGATGTCGCACGAGCTCAAGCACCCGCTGAACCTGATCAGCGTCAATATCGAACTGCTGTCGCGCGTGCCCGAACTGCGCGGTTCCAAGAAGGGCACCGGCATCATCGAAGTGGTCAAGCGCGCGATCCACGGGCAGGCCAAGATCATCGACGACCTGCTGGACCTGTCGCGCATCCGCACCGGCAAGTTGCACCTGAACATCACCGACCTGCCGCTGCTGCCACTGACCCGCAACATCGTCGAGGTGGCTGCCGCCGACAGCGCGGCGTCGGAGCTGGACCTGAGCGTGTCGAGCCAGGAAGAGGACCTGCTGGTGCGGGGCGATCCGCAGCGGGTGGAGCAGATCGTGTGGAATCTGGTATCCAATGCGATCAAGTTCACTCCGCCCGGTGGCCGCATCGCCGTGCGCATCTCCAGTGCCGGCGGCTACGGCCGGCTGGCGGTCGAGGACACCGGCCAGGGGATCAGCCCGGATTTCCTGCCGCGGGTGTTCGACATGTTCGGCCAGGCCGCAGCGCGGGTCGCGAGCAAGCAGACCGGGTTGGGCATCGGTCTGGCGCTGGTGCGACAGTTGGTGGACCAGCAGGGCGGCCGGGTGGAAGCGCTGTCGCAAGGCCTCGGTAGCGGCAGCACCTTCGTGGTGTGGCTGCCGCTGGCCAAACCGGTTGCCACCCCGGCGATGCCGGATCAGGAGATCGGGATCGCACCGTGCGCCGGCCTGCAGGTACTGGTGGTCGACGACAGCCGCGACACGGTCGAATCGCTGGCGGCACTGCTGGAGTTGGAAGGCGCAGAGGTCAGCGTGGCCACCACCGGCGCGGCGGCGCTGGAGATGGCCGCCGCTTCGCGTTTCGATATCGTGCTGTCGGACATCGGCATGCCCGACATGAACGGCCTGTCGCTGATCGGCCGCTTGCGCCAATTGCCGCACTACGCCGACGTGCCGGCGCTGGCGCTGTCCGGTTTCGGCGCGCAGGCGGACGTGGCGCGCGCGCTGGCGGCGGGCTTCACCGCGCACGTCAACAAGCCGGTGGCGATCGACGCGCTGCTCGCGGAGATCAGGCGGCAGACGCATTCGCGCCGCCGCAAGCTGCGCTAG
- the panD gene encoding aspartate 1-decarboxylase: MQLSLLKTKIHRATVTHSELNYEGSIAIDGLLLDATGIREFEQVHIWDVTNGARFSTYAIRADEGSGIISLNGGAARHVQVGDLIIIAAFAGMSEEEAARFQPTLVYVDGNNTITHTNHSIPKQAA, translated from the coding sequence ATGCAACTGAGCCTGTTGAAGACCAAGATCCACCGCGCCACCGTCACCCATTCGGAGCTCAACTACGAAGGGTCGATCGCCATCGACGGGCTGCTGCTGGACGCCACCGGCATCCGCGAGTTCGAGCAGGTGCACATCTGGGACGTCACCAACGGCGCACGCTTCAGCACCTACGCGATCCGCGCCGACGAGGGCAGCGGCATCATCTCGCTCAACGGCGGCGCCGCGCGCCACGTGCAGGTCGGCGACCTGATCATCATCGCCGCCTTCGCCGGCATGAGCGAGGAGGAAGCCGCGCGCTTCCAGCCGACCCTGGTCTACGTGGACGGCAACAACACGATCACCCATACCAACCACAGCATCCCGAAGCAGGCCGCATGA
- the pcnB gene encoding polynucleotide adenylyltransferase PcnB produces MPFTLQLIPRDQHNVSRKDISPNALRVLYRLREAGFGAYLVGGAVRDLLVELQPKDFDVATDATPEQVKQLFRNCRLIGRRFRLAHVVYGREIIEVATFRANVDDGSGDRELDNGRLVRDNVYGSIEDDAVRRDFTCNALYYAIEDFSVRDYTGGFADVQARLMRLIGDPEQRYREDPVRMLRAVRLAAKLDFEIEAATAEPIPRLAGLLAEAAPARLFEEVLKLFLSGDGVASFEGLERYGLLAALFPESAAALKSNRSGALRRMLIEGLRNTDARVANDEPVSPAFLFALLLWPAYCRALMALQKQGMQLEEAQRRAADRVTLHQLSTVALPRRFSLPMQEIWLLQSRFTSRQKKRVVRTLSHPRFRAAFDFLILRQSASAEHEADIAYWRELQQQPGYAPPPRGFDPEIDYVGDEVAMAPADSEETPKRRRRRRRRPDAGAPAE; encoded by the coding sequence GTGCCGTTCACTCTGCAACTGATCCCACGCGATCAGCACAACGTTTCGCGCAAGGACATCAGTCCCAATGCGCTGCGCGTGCTGTACCGGCTGCGCGAAGCCGGCTTCGGCGCGTACCTGGTCGGCGGCGCGGTCCGCGACCTGCTGGTCGAACTGCAGCCCAAGGACTTCGACGTCGCCACCGACGCCACCCCCGAACAGGTCAAGCAGCTGTTCCGCAACTGCCGCCTGATCGGCCGCCGCTTCCGCCTGGCGCACGTCGTCTACGGCCGCGAGATCATCGAAGTGGCCACGTTCCGCGCCAACGTCGACGACGGCAGCGGCGACCGCGAGCTCGACAACGGCCGCCTGGTCCGCGACAACGTCTACGGCAGCATCGAGGACGACGCGGTGCGCCGCGACTTCACCTGCAACGCGCTGTACTACGCGATCGAGGATTTCTCGGTGCGCGACTACACCGGCGGCTTCGCCGACGTGCAGGCGCGGCTGATGCGCCTGATCGGCGATCCCGAGCAGCGCTATCGCGAAGACCCGGTGCGCATGCTGCGCGCGGTGCGCCTGGCCGCCAAGCTGGACTTCGAGATCGAAGCGGCCACCGCCGAACCGATTCCGCGCCTGGCCGGGCTGCTGGCCGAAGCGGCGCCGGCACGGCTGTTCGAGGAAGTGCTCAAGCTGTTCCTGTCCGGCGATGGCGTGGCCAGTTTCGAAGGCCTGGAACGCTACGGCCTGCTCGCCGCGCTGTTCCCGGAGAGCGCCGCGGCGCTCAAGTCCAACCGCAGCGGCGCGCTGCGGCGGATGCTGATCGAAGGCCTGCGCAACACCGATGCGCGCGTGGCCAACGACGAGCCGGTGTCGCCGGCGTTCCTGTTCGCGCTGTTGCTGTGGCCGGCCTATTGCCGCGCGCTGATGGCGCTGCAGAAGCAGGGCATGCAGCTGGAAGAAGCGCAGCGCCGCGCCGCCGACCGGGTGACCCTGCACCAGCTGAGCACGGTCGCGCTGCCGCGGCGCTTCTCGCTGCCGATGCAGGAGATCTGGCTGCTGCAGTCGCGCTTCACCTCGCGGCAGAAGAAGCGGGTGGTGCGCACGCTGTCGCATCCGCGCTTCCGCGCCGCGTTCGATTTCCTGATCCTGCGCCAGTCGGCCTCGGCCGAGCACGAGGCCGATATCGCCTACTGGCGCGAACTGCAGCAGCAGCCCGGCTACGCGCCGCCGCCACGCGGCTTCGACCCGGAGATCGACTACGTCGGCGACGAGGTGGCGATGGCCCCGGCCGACAGCGAGGAAACCCCCAAGCGCCGCCGGCGCCGGCGCCGGCGTCCGGATGCCGGCGCACCGGCGGAGTGA
- the pgi gene encoding glucose-6-phosphate isomerase, whose product MTQSNGFDALHSHAQRLRGARLPELLAAEPGRVDDLALQVGPLYFNFARQKYDRAALDALLALAAEHDVAGAFQRLFRGETVNVTEGRAALHTALRGELSGAPVAAEANASAREVQQRMRALIDALAQTEVTDIVSVGIGGSDLGPRLVADALRPVEGARFRVHFVSNVDGAAMQRTLATLDPARTAGVLISKTFGTQETLLNGQILRDWLGGSERLYAVSANPERAAKAFDIAASRVLPMWDWVGGRYSLWSAVGFPIALAIGADGFEQLLTGATQFDAHALNTPLERNVAVLHALTTLWNRNVLGYATQAVMTYDQRLALLPAYLQQLVMESLGKRVRLDGSPVQADTVPVWWGGAGTDVQHSFFQALHQGTSIVPADFIGCIHNDDPYTVNHQALLANLLAQTEALANGQGSDDPHRDYPGGRPSTLILLDALTPQALGALIAMYEHSVYVQSVIWGINAFDQFGVELGKQLASQLLPALQGETTEVADPVTRAVLARLRG is encoded by the coding sequence ATGACACAGTCCAACGGTTTCGACGCACTGCATTCCCACGCCCAGCGCTTGCGCGGGGCGCGCCTTCCCGAATTGCTGGCCGCCGAGCCGGGCCGGGTCGACGACCTGGCGCTGCAGGTCGGACCGTTGTACTTCAACTTCGCGCGGCAGAAATACGACCGCGCCGCGCTCGACGCGTTGCTCGCGCTGGCGGCCGAGCACGACGTGGCCGGCGCATTCCAGCGCCTGTTCCGCGGCGAGACGGTCAACGTCACCGAAGGCCGCGCCGCGCTGCACACTGCCTTGCGCGGCGAACTCAGCGGCGCGCCGGTCGCGGCCGAAGCCAACGCCAGCGCGCGCGAGGTGCAGCAGCGCATGCGCGCGCTGATCGACGCATTGGCGCAGACCGAGGTCACCGACATCGTCAGCGTCGGCATCGGTGGTTCCGACCTGGGGCCGCGCCTGGTCGCCGACGCGCTGCGGCCGGTCGAGGGCGCGCGCTTCCGCGTGCATTTCGTCTCCAACGTCGACGGCGCGGCGATGCAGCGCACCCTGGCCACGCTGGATCCGGCACGCACCGCCGGCGTGCTGATCTCCAAGACCTTCGGTACCCAGGAAACCCTGCTCAACGGCCAGATCCTGCGCGACTGGCTCGGCGGCAGCGAGCGCCTGTACGCGGTCAGCGCCAATCCCGAACGCGCCGCCAAGGCCTTCGACATCGCCGCCAGCCGCGTGCTGCCGATGTGGGACTGGGTCGGGGGGCGCTACTCGCTGTGGTCGGCGGTCGGCTTCCCGATCGCGCTGGCGATCGGCGCCGACGGCTTCGAGCAATTGCTGACCGGTGCTACGCAGTTCGACGCCCACGCGCTGAACACGCCGTTGGAGCGCAACGTGGCGGTGCTGCATGCGCTGACCACGCTGTGGAACCGCAATGTGCTCGGCTATGCCACGCAGGCGGTGATGACCTACGACCAGCGCCTGGCGCTGCTGCCGGCCTACCTGCAGCAGTTGGTGATGGAGAGCCTGGGCAAGCGCGTGCGGCTGGACGGCAGCCCGGTGCAGGCCGATACCGTGCCGGTGTGGTGGGGCGGCGCCGGCACCGACGTGCAGCACAGCTTCTTCCAGGCGCTGCACCAGGGCACCAGCATCGTGCCGGCCGATTTCATCGGCTGCATCCACAACGACGATCCGTACACCGTCAACCACCAGGCGCTGCTGGCCAACCTGCTGGCGCAGACCGAGGCGCTGGCGAACGGGCAGGGCAGCGACGACCCGCACCGCGACTACCCGGGCGGCCGCCCGAGCACGCTGATCCTGCTCGACGCGCTGACCCCGCAGGCGCTGGGCGCGCTGATCGCGATGTACGAGCACAGCGTCTACGTGCAGTCGGTGATCTGGGGCATCAACGCCTTCGACCAGTTCGGCGTGGAACTGGGCAAGCAACTGGCCAGCCAACTGCTGCCGGCGCTGCAGGGGGAAACCACCGAGGTCGCCGATCCGGTGACGCGGGCGGTGCTGGCGCGGCTGCGCGGCTGA
- the folK gene encoding 2-amino-4-hydroxy-6-hydroxymethyldihydropteridine diphosphokinase codes for MSVSPGPAPVQACIGLGGNLGDAAATLRAAIAELDTLPHTRLLRASQLYRSPAWGNQAQPDFINAAAVLSTALPALELLQALLALEARHGRQRAPGERWGPRTLDLDLLLFAEAVIDVPGLQVPHPHLHQRGFALLPLAEIAAEAVIPGHGTVRDIRDRIETDGIVAIGR; via the coding sequence GTGAGCGTGTCGCCTGGTCCCGCGCCGGTGCAGGCCTGCATCGGCCTGGGCGGCAACCTTGGCGATGCGGCCGCCACCCTGCGCGCGGCCATCGCCGAGCTGGATACGCTTCCGCACACGCGTCTGCTGCGCGCCTCGCAGCTGTACCGCAGCCCGGCCTGGGGCAACCAGGCGCAGCCGGACTTCATCAATGCCGCGGCCGTGCTCAGCACCGCGCTGCCGGCGCTGGAGCTGCTGCAGGCGCTGCTGGCGCTGGAAGCCCGCCACGGCCGCCAACGCGCGCCCGGCGAGCGCTGGGGCCCGCGCACCCTGGACCTGGACCTGTTGCTGTTTGCCGAGGCGGTGATCGACGTGCCCGGGCTGCAGGTACCGCATCCGCACCTGCACCAGCGCGGCTTCGCCTTGCTGCCGCTGGCCGAGATCGCCGCCGAGGCGGTCATCCCCGGCCATGGAACGGTGCGTGACATACGTGACCGCATCGAAACCGACGGGATCGTGGCAATCGGTAGATAA
- the panB gene encoding 3-methyl-2-oxobutanoate hydroxymethyltransferase, translating to MSSHADSKPWTVPALAEAKRRQQKLVMLTAYDAGFARAFDANGVDLILIGDSLGMVVQGHDSTLPVTVDDIVYHTAAVARVLQRALLVADLPFQSDATPERALDAATRLLQAGAEMVKLEGAGHKLEVIRFLSERDIPVCSHLGLTPQSVLTFGGYKIQGREEAAAAKLLADAKAVAEAGAALLVLECVPSPLAARITAAIDIPTIGIGAGPDCDGQVLVLHDFLGLDSGHRRPRFVKDFLAEGGSIAGAVRAYADAVRAGTFPDAEHAYAK from the coding sequence ATGAGCAGCCACGCCGACAGCAAGCCCTGGACCGTTCCCGCCCTGGCCGAGGCCAAGCGCCGCCAGCAGAAGCTGGTGATGCTGACCGCCTACGACGCCGGCTTCGCGCGCGCGTTCGACGCCAACGGCGTGGACCTGATCCTGATCGGCGATTCGCTGGGCATGGTGGTGCAGGGCCACGACTCGACCCTGCCGGTGACCGTGGACGACATCGTCTACCACACCGCCGCGGTGGCGCGGGTGCTGCAGCGCGCGCTGCTGGTGGCCGACCTGCCGTTCCAGTCCGACGCCACCCCCGAGCGCGCGCTGGACGCGGCGACCCGACTGCTGCAGGCCGGCGCAGAGATGGTCAAGCTGGAGGGCGCCGGGCACAAGCTGGAGGTGATCCGCTTCCTCAGCGAGCGCGACATCCCGGTGTGTTCGCACCTGGGCCTGACCCCGCAGTCGGTGCTGACCTTCGGCGGCTACAAGATCCAGGGCCGCGAGGAAGCGGCCGCGGCCAAATTGCTCGCCGATGCCAAGGCGGTGGCTGAAGCCGGCGCTGCGCTGCTGGTGCTGGAATGCGTGCCGTCGCCGCTGGCCGCGCGGATCACCGCCGCGATCGACATCCCCACCATCGGCATCGGTGCCGGCCCCGATTGCGACGGCCAGGTGCTGGTGCTGCACGACTTCCTGGGCCTGGACAGCGGCCACCGGCGGCCGCGCTTCGTCAAGGACTTCCTGGCCGAAGGCGGCTCCATCGCCGGCGCCGTGCGCGCCTACGCCGACGCGGTACGCGCCGGCACCTTCCCCGACGCCGAACACGCCTACGCCAAATGA